Part of the Bacteroidia bacterium genome is shown below.
GATTATTTAGTACAGCACTCTTTAAAATGGTTTTCGGTTTACCAGGGTATCAATTTTCCGGCTACAGATGGTTTTTTAAAGCTCCGGGAGCATCCGTTCCCCCAGAATGCCGCTGTATGCCAGGCTGCCAATCCCGCTTACCTTTGCGGTATGCAATCCTACCCGTTTCCGAAGGCATTTATCGCCAGGCTGCAGGCACATTTCCCTGATCAGGCAGAAACCATTCTTGACGCCATGCAGGAACCCCCGGTCCTGTCCATCCGTCAGAATCCGCTGAAAGGAAGTGCGTGTTTCGAATCAGAAGAGCCGGTGCCCTGGAATCCGCATGGCCGCTATCTTCAGGACCGTCCACCGTATGTGCTCGATCCGCTGCACCATGCTGGAGCCTACTACGTGCAGGAGGCTTCATCCATGCTATTTGCCAATGCCATTGATTTTAAACCCGGAATGCTGATGCTGGATCTTTGCGCTGCCCCCGGAGGCAAAAGCACACTGCTCCTCTCGCAACTACAGCCCGAAAGCCTGCTCATAAGCAATGAACTGGTGCATGAGCGGGCGCAGGTGCTGAAGGAAAACCTGGTAAGATGGGGATATCCACAGGTGATGGTAACGAATAACCGCACGGACGCTTTTACAGCTTTCAATGGAATTTTTGACGTGGTAGTGGTGGATGCGCCCTGCAGCGGAGAAGGCATGTTCCGGAAAGACTCAAAGGCCGCAGAGCTTTGGAGTGAAGGCCTCGTGAAACGTTGTGCGCATGATCAGCGTGAAATGCTGCAACATGCCGTGGACCTGGTAAAACCTGGCGGAATGCTCATCTTTTCCACGTGTACTTTCGAGGCGGAAGAAAACGAGGCAAATGTGCAATCGCTGTACGAAGTATTCGGGAATATCCTCCAGCCTGCCTTGCTGCCACTACAACCCGACTGGGGCGTAAAAGAACGCCTGGTGGAAACCGCGCAGGGAGGGCATCCGGTATATTATTGCCTGCCTGGTCTGGTGCGGGGCGAAGGAATGTTCATTTCCTGTTTCCGCAAAACCGGAGAGGGAATGATGAGCCGGCCCCGCCCGAAAGGACGTTCATTGATGGCATTGTCTTCCGCTGAGATGGAGACCATACAGGAATATTATTCGGAATCAGAGGCACTGAGCGTTGTCAAAGAGGAAGATGAAGCTTATGCTTTGCCGGCAGCATTTCTCCCGCTGGTAAGCCAGATGTGGCAAAAGCTAAAAGTGCTGAAACCGGGCCTGCACCTGGGAAGCTTTAAACACGGCAAATTTGTACCTTCACATGAACTGGCCATGAGTTTATCGCTTTCAGAAAAAATACCGGTAGTTGCACTGGACAAAGAGCAATCATTAAAGTACCTGAGCCGCGAAAGCTTTCCGCTGCCTGACCTCGGCTTCAAAGGTTGGGGAATAGTGCGCTATGAACATTTGCCGCTCGGATGGATCAAAAATCTTGGCAACCGCTTCAATATTCATTTCCCTGCACAATACAAAATCCGGCTGGATGTGGAGCGGTATCAGGAGCATTTGGATGATAAAAGAAAAGGTTAATTGCTGTGTTTTTACATTAATAATTCAGCATTAAGAAAATGATAAGAAGTTGATTTTTAGAAAATTTAAATTACAAAAAATAAAAGCCTGATAAAAAGAACACAGCCGAATCAGGAATGAATATTCTTTTTAATTAAAACTATATTACCAAACAAAACAAATTTTTAAACCAAATACCATTTTAATTAAATAAACTTTTTGTTATTCTAAAAAAATGAAATTCTCAATCATCACTGCATGCTATAATGCTGAAACCTACCTTGAGGATACCATCAGAAGTATTCTTCAGCAGCATGGTAATTTTGAAATTGAATACACCATCCTGGACAATTGCAGCACTGACCGGACAGGTGAGATAATTCAGCGCTATTTGAAATTACAAGAAGCCGGGCAGCTTAAATATGACTGCCGCAGCCTGGAAATTCACTACCTCTGCGAGCCGGACAGCGGTCTCTATGATGCATTGGTCAAAGGATTTGAAATGGCGACAGGAGAGATCATTGCTTATATCAATGCGAATGATTTTTACTTTCCCGGTGCATTTGCTACGGTACATGAAATTTTTGAGGAAAACCGGGAAGTGCAATGGCTGACAGGGATTCCGGTTTCCACTAACGAAACGGGGCAGCCGGTATATTGGGTGCTTCCGTTGCGCTATAATATTTCCATGATCAGGCAGGGATACTACGGCAGGCGCCTCTACTATGTGCAGCAGGAATCTACGTTTTGGAAGAAAGAATTGCTAAAGGCTGCAAATTTTGAAACCTTGCGGAAAATGAAACTTGCGGGAGATTATTATCTCTGGTTTTCGTTTGCAGCCGTAGCCAAACTTTAC
Proteins encoded:
- a CDS encoding RsmB/NOP family class I SAM-dependent RNA methyltransferase yields the protein MYIHLMLIPDYLVQHSLKWFSVYQGINFPATDGFLKLREHPFPQNAAVCQAANPAYLCGMQSYPFPKAFIARLQAHFPDQAETILDAMQEPPVLSIRQNPLKGSACFESEEPVPWNPHGRYLQDRPPYVLDPLHHAGAYYVQEASSMLFANAIDFKPGMLMLDLCAAPGGKSTLLLSQLQPESLLISNELVHERAQVLKENLVRWGYPQVMVTNNRTDAFTAFNGIFDVVVVDAPCSGEGMFRKDSKAAELWSEGLVKRCAHDQREMLQHAVDLVKPGGMLIFSTCTFEAEENEANVQSLYEVFGNILQPALLPLQPDWGVKERLVETAQGGHPVYYCLPGLVRGEGMFISCFRKTGEGMMSRPRPKGRSLMALSSAEMETIQEYYSESEALSVVKEEDEAYALPAAFLPLVSQMWQKLKVLKPGLHLGSFKHGKFVPSHELAMSLSLSEKIPVVALDKEQSLKYLSRESFPLPDLGFKGWGIVRYEHLPLGWIKNLGNRFNIHFPAQYKIRLDVERYQEHLDDKRKG
- a CDS encoding glycosyltransferase; its protein translation is MKFSIITACYNAETYLEDTIRSILQQHGNFEIEYTILDNCSTDRTGEIIQRYLKLQEAGQLKYDCRSLEIHYLCEPDSGLYDALVKGFEMATGEIIAYINANDFYFPGAFATVHEIFEENREVQWLTGIPVSTNETGQPVYWVLPLRYNISMIRQGYYGRRLYYVQQESTFWKKELLKAANFETLRKMKLAGDYYLWFSFAAVAKLYQVRSFLAASRQHADRLSADRAGYEAEIRAFSNKKGVKNHLRAFAQYGLTYLLPDKIKTILNPRIFFYSNNKWKKGK